One window of the Allosaccharopolyspora coralli genome contains the following:
- a CDS encoding alpha/beta fold hydrolase, whose amino-acid sequence MSEPTTHTLAVPGATLHYDVRGDLAAGPVLMLVGSPMDASGFGTLASYFTDGPVVTYDPRGSGRSERTDTTTECTPEQHADDLHRVLDALGVGPVDLFGSSGGAVNGLVLVARHPGQVRTFVAHEPPVAAVLPDRDQVIATADDIYETYHRSGSGPAMAKFIALTSRTGPLPVDYADEPAPDPAQYGLPTEDDGARGDPLLGQNIRTCSAYRHDYDALSTASTRIVVAAGRESEGELAHRGAAGVAERLGTDLVLFPGHHAGFLGGEFGMHGDPDGFARALRDALT is encoded by the coding sequence ATGTCCGAGCCCACTACCCACACGCTCGCCGTCCCGGGCGCCACACTGCACTACGACGTCCGGGGCGACCTCGCCGCCGGACCGGTGTTGATGCTGGTCGGGTCGCCGATGGACGCCTCGGGGTTCGGCACGCTCGCGTCGTACTTCACCGACGGCCCCGTCGTGACCTACGACCCTCGCGGAAGCGGGCGCAGCGAGCGCACCGACACCACCACCGAGTGCACCCCGGAGCAGCACGCCGACGATCTGCACCGAGTGCTCGACGCACTCGGCGTCGGTCCGGTCGATCTGTTCGGCAGTAGCGGCGGTGCCGTCAACGGACTCGTCCTCGTCGCCCGGCACCCCGGACAGGTCCGCACGTTCGTGGCCCACGAGCCACCGGTGGCCGCGGTCCTGCCCGATCGCGATCAGGTGATCGCCACGGCCGACGACATCTACGAGACGTACCACCGCAGCGGTTCGGGTCCGGCGATGGCCAAGTTCATCGCGCTCACGAGCCGCACCGGTCCGTTGCCCGTCGACTACGCGGACGAGCCCGCTCCCGACCCTGCCCAGTACGGTTTGCCCACCGAGGACGACGGCGCGCGTGGCGATCCTCTGCTCGGGCAGAACATCCGGACATGCAGCGCGTACCGACACGATTACGACGCGCTCAGCACGGCCTCGACGCGGATCGTCGTTGCAGCCGGGCGGGAGTCCGAAGGCGAGTTGGCGCATCGGGGCGCGGCAGGGGTCGCCGAACGGCTCGGCACCGACCTGGTGCTCTTCCCGGGCCACCACGCCGGCTTCCTCGGCGGTGAGTTCGGGATGCACGGCGACCCGGACGGCTTCGCCCGCGCGCTGCGCGACGCCTTGACGTGA
- a CDS encoding class I SAM-dependent DNA methyltransferase, translating to MPEDYFGEGVAELYDGFEQEMFDPAVVETTVEFLAPLADNGALELGVGTGRIALPLSERGVPVHGIDLSSAMLARLRAKPKADRISLTEGDFAHATVPRTFSLVYLVFNTIMNLTSQDEQVSCFRTVAAHLEPGGRFVVEVGVPDLQRLPFGETVRPFSVSPDRLGFDEYELATQRLVSHHYRTVNGELTVRSIPFRFVWPSELDLMARLAGLRLCQRWGGWNREPFTAASGSHVSVWEKPSAQ from the coding sequence ATGCCCGAGGACTATTTCGGTGAAGGGGTCGCGGAACTCTACGACGGATTCGAGCAGGAGATGTTCGATCCCGCTGTCGTCGAGACGACCGTGGAGTTTCTCGCTCCGCTGGCCGACAACGGTGCGCTCGAGCTGGGGGTCGGCACCGGACGTATCGCGCTCCCGCTCAGCGAGCGCGGCGTGCCGGTCCACGGCATCGACCTCTCCTCGGCGATGCTGGCCCGGTTGCGGGCCAAACCGAAAGCCGACCGGATCTCACTGACCGAGGGCGATTTCGCCCACGCGACGGTGCCGCGCACGTTCTCACTCGTCTATCTCGTGTTCAACACGATCATGAACCTGACCTCGCAGGACGAGCAGGTGTCGTGTTTCCGCACGGTCGCGGCGCACCTGGAGCCGGGTGGTCGGTTCGTCGTCGAGGTCGGCGTTCCCGACCTGCAGCGGCTCCCGTTCGGCGAGACCGTCCGGCCGTTCTCGGTGAGCCCGGACCGGTTGGGGTTCGACGAGTACGAACTCGCAACACAGCGACTCGTCTCCCACCACTACCGCACGGTGAACGGTGAGCTGACCGTGCGCTCGATCCCGTTCCGTTTCGTGTGGCCCTCCGAACTGGACTTGATGGCTCGGCTCGCCGGGTTGAGGCTGTGCCAACGATGGGGCGGTTGGAATCGGGAACCGTTCACCGCAGCCAGCGGGAGCCACGTCTCGGTGTGGGAGAAGCCGTCCGCTCAGTGA
- a CDS encoding pyridoxal phosphate-dependent decarboxylase family protein, protein MGTDWQELLGRTGQIAAQYVTADEQRPVAHRIGMTELLDALGGPLPHEGSDPLAVIEDLAQAAEPGLVRTNAGRYFGFVEGGVLPASLAADWLASAWDQNAAYFALSPAAAATEEVCRGWLSDLLGLPDTVSAGFTTGAQTANVIGLAAARHRVLADAGWDVDAEGLFGAPRLSVLVGAERHATIDRALRFLGLGSNSIVEIPADEHGRIRTEHLADALAARTTEPVIVCAQVGNVNTGACDPMQVICDLAHRYGAWVHVDGAFGLWAGASASTRHLVDGVAAADSWATDAHKWLNVPYDSGIAFCAHPESHRAAMTLSASYLARTGDRDGADWTPESSRRARAFAVWAALRSLGRSGVADMVDTSCAQARRIARTLAADEDVEILNDVVLNQVLARVGGDDDRTRGVAAAVQAEGSTWLGTTVRNGVTALRISVSDHATNDEDVRVVTDAVLRAVHSAH, encoded by the coding sequence GTGGGCACGGACTGGCAGGAACTACTCGGACGGACCGGTCAGATCGCCGCACAGTACGTGACCGCTGATGAGCAACGGCCCGTTGCGCACCGGATCGGCATGACGGAACTGCTGGACGCCCTCGGCGGTCCGCTACCCCATGAGGGCAGTGATCCGCTGGCGGTGATCGAGGATCTGGCGCAGGCAGCCGAGCCCGGACTGGTGCGCACCAACGCGGGGCGCTACTTCGGATTCGTCGAAGGCGGTGTGCTGCCCGCCTCGCTCGCCGCGGACTGGCTCGCCTCCGCGTGGGACCAGAACGCGGCGTACTTCGCGCTGTCTCCTGCCGCGGCGGCCACCGAAGAGGTGTGCCGAGGCTGGTTGAGTGACCTGTTGGGGCTACCGGACACCGTGTCCGCGGGGTTCACGACCGGCGCGCAGACGGCCAACGTCATCGGTCTCGCCGCGGCCCGGCACCGGGTGCTCGCCGACGCCGGCTGGGACGTCGACGCGGAGGGGTTGTTCGGCGCACCACGGCTGTCGGTGCTCGTGGGCGCCGAACGGCACGCGACGATCGATCGGGCCCTGCGGTTCCTCGGACTCGGCAGCAACAGCATCGTCGAGATCCCGGCCGACGAGCACGGGCGGATACGGACGGAGCATCTGGCGGACGCGCTTGCCGCCCGCACGACCGAGCCGGTGATCGTGTGCGCGCAGGTCGGCAACGTGAACACCGGCGCGTGCGACCCGATGCAAGTGATCTGCGATCTCGCACACCGCTACGGCGCGTGGGTGCACGTCGACGGCGCGTTCGGGCTGTGGGCCGGGGCGTCGGCGAGTACCCGGCACCTCGTCGACGGCGTCGCGGCGGCGGACTCGTGGGCCACCGACGCGCACAAGTGGCTCAATGTCCCCTATGACAGCGGGATCGCGTTCTGCGCGCACCCGGAATCGCATCGGGCCGCGATGACGTTGTCCGCGTCCTATCTCGCCAGGACGGGAGACCGGGACGGGGCCGACTGGACGCCGGAGAGTTCGCGTCGAGCACGGGCGTTCGCGGTGTGGGCCGCGTTGCGGTCGCTCGGCCGTTCCGGGGTGGCCGACATGGTCGACACGTCGTGTGCGCAAGCACGTCGGATCGCGCGCACTCTGGCTGCCGACGAGGACGTCGAGATCCTCAACGACGTCGTGCTCAATCAGGTTCTGGCCCGTGTCGGCGGCGACGACGACCGCACTCGTGGTGTCGCCGCTGCGGTGCAGGCCGAGGGGAGCACGTGGTTGGGCACGACCGTGCGCAACGGTGTCACCGCGCTGCGCATCAGCGTTTCCGATCACGCCACGAACGACGAGGACGTCCGGGTCGTGACCGACGCCGTCCTCCGTGCGGTCCACAGTGCTCACTGA
- a CDS encoding DUF6328 family protein, producing MTGPEETHHTKLTRNLSELLQELRVAQAGVQILFAFLLTVAFTDRFARAGTFVHTLHIVTVLLTCTSATLLIAPAAWHRMLFRKRRRAEIIRAANSCALGGLALLAAAMTSTVLLVTVVVIGFGWLAPIIATCIGLSFLSLWFLLPWRIGSRRS from the coding sequence GTGACGGGACCGGAGGAAACACATCACACGAAGCTCACCCGCAATCTCAGCGAGCTGCTGCAGGAGCTGCGGGTAGCCCAGGCCGGTGTGCAGATCCTCTTCGCCTTCCTGCTCACCGTGGCGTTCACCGACCGATTCGCCCGAGCCGGCACCTTTGTCCACACGCTCCACATTGTCACGGTGCTGCTGACCTGTACGTCGGCGACGTTGTTGATCGCACCGGCCGCTTGGCACCGGATGTTGTTCCGCAAACGCCGACGGGCGGAGATCATCCGGGCCGCGAACTCCTGCGCCCTCGGTGGGCTGGCTCTGCTCGCCGCTGCGATGACCTCGACCGTCTTGCTCGTCACAGTCGTGGTGATCGGCTTCGGCTGGCTCGCTCCGATCATCGCGACCTGCATCGGTCTGTCGTTCCTGAGCCTGTGGTTCCTGCTCCCCTGGCGTATCGGGTCACGACGATCCTGA
- a CDS encoding lipid kinase, whose product MPGSVAPCRGGAIRITRAATKAALIVNVHSRTGARACDHAEQRLRELDVPLGAVHRLHDASRLPETVAGAVDGGHDLIVLGGGDGSVSSVVDELAHREVPLGLLPLGTANDFARTMHIPTDLDAACRTIAESHIVDIDLGLCGNNYYVNRASIGLGARVSEAMSPFLKRRVGPLAYPVATAKALSRHRPFTATLSFPDGDHEDQTFPGLLQVGVANGRYFGGGQIAGQDAGIDDSTLDVSVIRQGGPRDLLAVARELRRGSTTDTAQISHFRTRAVHVHTPTALSINVDGEVVASTPREFSVARNALHVLTPETWSDGS is encoded by the coding sequence TTGCCTGGCAGTGTTGCGCCCTGCCGAGGAGGAGCCATCCGGATCACACGCGCGGCCACGAAGGCCGCACTCATAGTCAACGTGCACTCACGCACGGGTGCCCGCGCCTGCGACCACGCCGAACAGCGTCTGCGCGAGCTCGACGTACCTCTGGGCGCCGTACACCGGCTCCACGACGCCTCCCGGCTGCCGGAGACCGTGGCCGGCGCCGTCGACGGCGGCCACGACCTCATCGTCCTCGGTGGCGGCGACGGCAGTGTCAGTTCCGTCGTCGACGAACTCGCCCACCGGGAGGTGCCGCTCGGTCTGCTGCCGCTCGGCACGGCCAACGACTTCGCCCGCACCATGCACATTCCGACCGACCTCGACGCCGCGTGCCGCACCATCGCCGAGAGTCACATCGTCGACATCGATCTCGGGTTGTGCGGGAACAACTACTACGTCAACCGCGCGTCGATCGGGCTCGGCGCCCGCGTCTCCGAAGCGATGTCGCCGTTCCTCAAGCGCCGCGTGGGACCGTTGGCCTACCCGGTGGCGACCGCGAAAGCCCTGTCCCGCCACCGGCCGTTCACAGCCACACTGAGCTTCCCCGACGGGGACCACGAAGACCAGACGTTCCCGGGGCTGTTGCAAGTCGGCGTCGCCAACGGCCGCTACTTCGGCGGCGGGCAGATCGCCGGACAGGACGCCGGGATCGACGACAGCACACTCGACGTCTCGGTCATCCGGCAAGGCGGCCCGCGTGATCTCCTCGCCGTCGCACGCGAACTCCGCCGCGGCAGCACGACCGACACGGCCCAGATCAGTCACTTCCGCACCCGCGCGGTTCACGTGCACACGCCCACGGCACTGTCGATCAACGTCGACGGCGAGGTCGTCGCCAGCACTCCGCGAGAGTTCTCGGTGGCACGCAACGCACTGCACGTCCTCACCCCGGAAACGTGGTCCGACGGTTCCTGA
- a CDS encoding DUF2267 domain-containing protein: MTTRYESFLDGIRHRADLAETGDVRASTIHVLEVLSSRLDGVDRSQMAVALPPEVRDAVHWDAPHEPGARQDDLVGEIARRASCEPEHARALTRAVLAEMALAAPAVVDTLRHGLPAEVTPLFDRPGTVPEQTSTEPGAEGGARPLGEDELRRALTQLENWAGTTERLTREATLPTDRHQPVLTRVRAAEIELSHRAEVTENDDILVFSLTTRSVGGVSELDLQLARRIDEAVLEVATPT, encoded by the coding sequence GTGACTACTCGCTACGAGTCGTTCCTCGACGGAATCAGGCACCGCGCGGACCTCGCGGAAACCGGGGACGTGCGTGCGAGCACGATCCACGTCCTCGAGGTGCTCAGCAGCAGGCTCGACGGGGTGGACCGCTCTCAGATGGCGGTCGCGCTTCCCCCGGAAGTACGCGACGCGGTCCACTGGGACGCCCCGCACGAACCCGGTGCACGCCAGGACGACTTGGTGGGAGAGATCGCCCGGCGTGCTTCCTGCGAGCCAGAGCACGCACGCGCTCTCACCCGGGCAGTGCTCGCCGAGATGGCGCTGGCCGCTCCCGCTGTGGTCGATACGCTGCGCCACGGTCTTCCCGCAGAGGTGACGCCGTTGTTCGACCGGCCGGGCACGGTACCCGAGCAGACGTCGACGGAACCGGGCGCGGAAGGCGGCGCACGCCCACTGGGCGAGGACGAGCTGCGGCGGGCGTTGACACAGCTGGAGAACTGGGCCGGAACCACCGAGCGGCTCACTCGTGAAGCAACCCTGCCGACGGACAGGCACCAGCCGGTGCTCACACGGGTGCGAGCGGCGGAGATCGAACTGTCCCACCGCGCCGAGGTCACGGAGAACGACGACATCCTGGTGTTCAGCCTCACCACGCGGTCCGTGGGCGGCGTCTCCGAGCTCGACCTCCAACTCGCACGCCGGATCGACGAGGCCGTCCTTGAGGTCGCGACCCCGACCTGA
- a CDS encoding DUF6292 family protein, producing MNRDPTSVAARALQHYADVSCRTISSGIRTIDCDVTETPATVLVVLGTEEPTFPELDWVLTWDEVNGWASRIRTSEAGETVCLSYLGGRILPAPADVGRYVHDIAHGQHPGQLLPPVFRAPDAPDELEHELSIGAWDKRFTPPE from the coding sequence ATGAACCGCGATCCGACGAGCGTGGCAGCCCGCGCGCTCCAGCACTACGCCGACGTTTCCTGCCGCACGATCTCCAGCGGAATACGCACCATCGACTGCGACGTCACGGAGACGCCTGCGACCGTGCTGGTCGTCCTCGGCACGGAGGAGCCGACGTTTCCGGAGCTGGACTGGGTACTGACCTGGGACGAGGTCAACGGGTGGGCGTCGCGAATCCGCACCAGCGAGGCGGGCGAAACCGTGTGCCTGTCGTACCTGGGCGGACGCATTCTGCCCGCACCCGCGGACGTCGGGCGCTACGTCCACGACATCGCCCACGGGCAGCATCCGGGCCAGCTCCTCCCACCCGTGTTCCGCGCCCCCGACGCGCCGGACGAACTCGAGCACGAACTCAGCATCGGCGCGTGGGACAAGCGCTTCACGCCACCGGAGTGA
- a CDS encoding TIGR03557 family F420-dependent LLM class oxidoreductase — translation MVRIGYFLATEEFGPDELVRQARRAEQAGFQALWISDHFHPWLDEQGNSPFVWSVIGALSQATSLPIATAVTCPMIRIHPAIVAQAAATAGVQTGGKFVLGLGTGEALNEHVLGDRWPAPPVRQEMLEEAIDVIRTLHRGGYVHHHGTQYTVENARLYTLPEEPVPIYVSAFGPKAARLAGRIGEGLCLPKPDADLVSAFQEAGGKGRTVQAGMKVCWADSEQAGVEQARTWANETLPGPLAVNLPTPKDFRQAVGLVGDDAVRESFACGPDVERHVREVQTFDEAGVDELYVQQIGPEQEKFFEAWQQNVLPHFHG, via the coding sequence ATGGTGCGCATCGGCTACTTCCTCGCCACCGAAGAATTCGGCCCGGACGAACTCGTGCGTCAAGCGCGGCGTGCCGAACAGGCCGGATTCCAGGCTCTGTGGATCTCCGACCATTTTCATCCGTGGTTGGACGAGCAAGGCAACAGCCCCTTCGTGTGGTCCGTGATCGGTGCCCTCTCGCAAGCGACGTCACTGCCGATCGCGACCGCGGTGACGTGTCCGATGATCCGCATCCATCCGGCGATAGTTGCCCAGGCCGCGGCAACGGCGGGGGTCCAGACGGGAGGCAAGTTCGTGCTCGGTCTCGGTACCGGTGAAGCTCTCAACGAGCACGTTCTGGGCGACAGATGGCCCGCGCCTCCCGTGCGGCAGGAGATGCTCGAAGAAGCGATCGACGTCATCCGCACACTGCACCGTGGTGGGTACGTCCACCATCACGGAACGCAGTACACGGTCGAGAACGCGCGCCTCTACACACTCCCGGAGGAGCCCGTGCCGATCTACGTCTCCGCGTTCGGCCCGAAGGCGGCCCGGCTGGCCGGCCGCATCGGGGAGGGACTCTGTCTCCCGAAGCCGGACGCCGACTTGGTGTCGGCGTTCCAGGAAGCCGGTGGAAAGGGCAGGACGGTGCAGGCCGGGATGAAAGTCTGTTGGGCCGACAGTGAACAGGCCGGTGTCGAGCAGGCACGGACGTGGGCGAACGAGACGTTGCCCGGCCCGCTGGCGGTGAATCTGCCGACACCGAAGGATTTCCGTCAAGCCGTCGGCTTGGTCGGCGACGACGCCGTGCGCGAGAGCTTCGCGTGTGGACCCGATGTCGAGCGCCATGTGAGAGAAGTGCAGACGTTCGACGAGGCGGGCGTGGACGAACTCTACGTCCAGCAGATCGGACCGGAGCAGGAGAAGTTCTTCGAAGCCTGGCAGCAGAACGTGCTCCCGCATTTCCATGGTTGA